Proteins encoded in a region of the Panicum hallii strain FIL2 chromosome 3, PHallii_v3.1, whole genome shotgun sequence genome:
- the LOC112883962 gene encoding peptide methionine sulfoxide reductase B5-like has translation MGVPRLLRLRTMASHSCPRPAAVAPRASRPLSSLLLAPSPAAARPRPAPLSCAARPCRGLAAASPSRGAAVRRFPGVAAMSSSTPPPGPVQKSEEEWQAILTPEQFNILRLKGTEYPGTGEYDKFFDEGIYKCAGCGTPLYKSSTKFNSGCGWPAFYEGLPGAIRQTPDPDGRRTEITCAACGGHLGHIFKGEGFKTPTNERHCVNSISLKFIPASEEA, from the exons ATGGGCGTCCCGCGTctgctgaggttgaggacgATGGCATCGCACTCgtgcccccgccccgccgccgtggcgccgcgcgcctcgcgcccgctctcctccctcctcctcgccccctcgccggccgccgcgcgccctcGGCCCGCGCCCCTCTCgtgcgcggcgcggccgtgcaGGGGCCTCGCGGCGGCGTCCCCgtcgcgcggcgcggcggtaCGGAGATTCCCGGGCGTGGCGGCGATGTCGTCGTCGACCCCGCCGCCAGGGCCCGTGCAGAAGTCGGAGGAGGAGTGGCAGGCCATCCTCACGCCGGAGCAGTTTAACATCCTCCGCCTCAAGGGCACCGA GTACCCTGGAACTGGTGAATATGACAAGTTTTTTGATGAGGGCATTTATAAATGTGCTGGATGTGGAACTCCCTTATACAAATCATCTACAAAGTTCAACTCAGGGTGTGGCTGGCCGGCATTCTATGAGGGACTTCCTGGGGCCATAAGACAGACG CCGGACCCTGATGGGAGGCGGACAGAGATCACATGTGCTGCCTGTGGAGGACATTTGGGGCATATATTCAAAGGGGAAGGGTTTAAAACGCCTACCAACGAGCGACACTGTGTTAACAGCATTTCTCTCAAGTTCATTCCAGCCTCAGAGGAAGCCTGA